From the Candidatus Methylomirabilota bacterium genome, one window contains:
- a CDS encoding methyltransferase domain-containing protein, with protein MGSERAGPIAYYDRIASDYDAQLSPLRGVETREAFHREFARRVPPGGRVLDFGCGTGVDALWLAGRGNHVVAYDGSARMIAELERRCGAVIAEGAVEVWWATLEDFVRSVRERGPFDAAIANFAVLNAIADPRPVFEAIGAALPAGALFLASVLNPLHWSVVRPGYLSVVLSAAGGGSRRHRDPVETFWHSRPFLSRAAAPSFGTARVKGGRFLFLAFRRRE; from the coding sequence ATGGGGTCGGAGCGTGCAGGGCCGATCGCCTACTACGACCGGATCGCCTCGGACTACGACGCCCAGCTTTCTCCTCTCCGGGGGGTCGAGACGCGCGAGGCCTTTCACCGCGAGTTCGCGCGGCGCGTTCCCCCCGGCGGCCGCGTGCTCGACTTCGGTTGCGGCACCGGGGTCGACGCGCTCTGGCTGGCCGGTCGCGGGAATCACGTCGTCGCCTACGACGGGTCGGCGCGGATGATCGCGGAGCTCGAACGGCGTTGCGGAGCGGTGATCGCCGAGGGCGCCGTGGAGGTGTGGTGGGCCACGCTCGAAGATTTCGTGCGCTCCGTGCGGGAGCGGGGACCGTTCGACGCGGCCATCGCGAATTTCGCAGTCTTGAACGCCATCGCCGATCCGAGGCCGGTGTTCGAGGCGATCGGCGCGGCACTGCCGGCCGGAGCGCTGTTCCTGGCCAGCGTGCTGAACCCGCTTCACTGGAGCGTCGTGCGGCCGGGATATCTGAGCGTCGTCCTGTCGGCGGCTGGCGGCGGGTCGAGGCGGCACCGGGACCCGGTCGAGACGTTCTGGCACTCGCGGCCCTTCCTGTCCCGGGCGGCCGCGCCGTCCTTCGGAACCGCGCGGGTGAAGGGCGGACGCTTTCTCTTTCTCGCATTCCGCCGCCGTGAATGA